The following DNA comes from Sphingomonas flavescens.
GCGCCCACAGCCACCAGGTCAAAAGCCCCAGGCCGGCGAACGTCAGCGCGATCCCAGTGGCGCGATGCAAGATGGAAACGGCCATGTGCGGGCCCCATCGCCAGATCGACAGGTGCGGCGACAGTGGCCGGCTTGATGCGTTGCTCATGGCCGAGCCGCTTAAGACCCCCTCCCGCGAGAGGCAAGTTCGGCACTTCGGCCTAACCCGGTCTTAACCATTCGCGGCGCATGGACGGTGTCACACAGATCAAGCGCGACGACGGAGATTGAACGGATGGGTGCCGACACTGGACAGCTGCAGCGTCTGACCGACGAGCAGGTGAATGCGCGGCTGGCGGCCTACAATGGCGACAAGTCCCTTGATCGCGACGTCAAGCTGCTGCGCGACAATGTCGCCGACATCATCGCTTCCGAAGTCGTTTCGCAATTCGGGAAGCAGCGCGCCGAGCGTTTCTCCGCCGCTTATGCGGCCAGCGTGGACGCCACCTGGATCCAGAACATGGCCGGCTACGGCCGCGAAATCTACGCCGAACGCACATCGGTCCCCGCCTATATGGTCGCGAAGAGCCAAGCAGCCAGCCGGATCGTCGCCCGGATCGTCGAGCGCTATGCCGATGACACCGAGAAGATGGAGGAACTGCTGTGCGCATTCCACCGTGTCAGCCAGGCGGAGACTGACATCATTCTGGCGCAGGTCTCCCTGCTCGAAGCCAACGATGCCGCCGATCGCCGCGGCCGTGAAAATGGCGAGTTCGAGCGCCGCGTGTCGGATCTTGTCCGGGCCAGCACGGAACAGTCCAAGTCGCTGACCGAACGCACGCGTTCGACCGCCGCTTCGGCGCGGGGAATGTTGAGCAAAACGAGTGAAGTGGCGGCCGCTGCTGAACAATCGGCGGTCGCCATGCGCGAAGCCGCGCAAACGGCCGCCGGCCTGATCAGGGCGATCGAGGATGCGCGGACCGAGGTGGAAGTCGCGGCAGGCGTCGCCACGCGCGCCGGTGACCAGGCCAGCCAGGCCGTGAAGGTCAGCCAGGCGCTGTCGGCGCACGTCGAAGCTATCGAATCCATTTTGAGCCTGATTCGCGACATCGCGGGCCAGACCAACCTCCTCGCCCTGAACGCCACGATCGAAGCGGCCCGTGCGGGCGATGCCGGTCGTGGCTTCGCCGTCGTGGCCCAAGAGGTGAAGAGTCTCGCCTCGCAGACGGCGCGGGCGACTGACGATATTACCGCCAAGATCACCGCGATCCAGCAGGCCACCCGCCAGACGGTGGAAGCCAATGGGTCGATCGAAGATACGGTCGAAGAAGTGCAGCACTCCGCCGACCGCATCCGCGAGGCGATGGAATTGCAGGCGCAGACGGTGACCATGATCACCGCCGCCGTCGACGAGACCGCGCTCGCGGCCGACTCGATGAGCTCGACCATTGCCGCCATCCGCGCCGACACCGAGAACGTCGCGACCGACATCGATCAGGTCGAGCAGGGCTTCGGCCGCTTCTCCGAGCAGATCGCGAACTTCAATTCCACCGCTCGCGCATTCGTCAACGGGATGGCCGCCTAAACCTCTCCCGTTGATCGCGGGGGCGGGATATAGCCGCCCCATGAACATCCTGATCACCGGCGCGAGCCGCGGCATCGGCGGCGCCGCCTATGCCTTGCTCAAGAAGAATGGCCATCGGGTCGTGGGACATTCGACGCTCGGCAGCGACACGCTGATTGCCGGGGACCTGATGGACCCGGCCGCGCCGCGCAACATCTGGGACACTGCGCTCGATGAGCTCGACGGCCGGATCGACGTCCTCGTCAACAACGCCGGCGTCTATGAAGCCGTGTCCGACAATGCGCCCGACGAGGAATGGCACGCCGCCTGGTCGCGGACGATGACCATCAACCTGCAAGCGGCCGCTGACCTGTGCCGGCTCGCGGTCTCACATTTCCTCGACCGTGGCGGAGAAGGCCGGATCGTCAACATCGCCAGCCGCGCCGGCTATCGCGGGGATAGCCCGCAGCATTGGCACTATGCCGCGTCCAAGGCGGGGATGATCGGCATGACTAAGACCGTCGCGCGCGGTTATGCAGCGGACGGCATCCTCTGCTTCGGCGTCGCGCCGGGCTTCACCGTGTCGGAGATGACCGCCGAATATCTGCAGGGCCGCGGCGGCGCGAAAATCCTCGCCGACATTCCGCTGGGCCGCGTTGCCTCGACCGACGAGGTCGCCGAAGTCATCCGCTGGCTATCGGTCGACGCGCCTGCTTCATCGACGGGCAATGTCGTTGACGTGAATGGGGCAAGCTATGTTCGCTAGCCTCGTCCTTCTCGCCGCGATGCAAAACATCGTCGTTCCCCTCGGCAAGCCCCCGCGCGTCATCGAGCAGCCACGCGCGCCGATCGAAACGGCGGGGCCGCGCTGGGCGCTCGCCTGCGACGGCTCTGACGACTGGAACAAGCCGGCGCCCCCCGTCCGCATTCACGCGAACACCTACGAAGTAGGCACTTGCGGCATATCGTCGATCCTCATCGTCGGCGACCAAGGCGACATCCTGATCGACGGAGGGCCGGAGGCGGCCGCGGATGTGATCGCCGCCAACATCCGCAAGCTCGGCTATGACATTCGCGACGTCCGCTTCATCCTAACCAGCCACGAGCACTTGGATCACGTCGGCGGTATCGCGCAGCTACAGCGTGCGAGCGGCGCGACCGTCGTAACATCCGTGCCGGCGAAGAAGGTGCTGGAGACCGGGACGGTCGACGCGAACGACCCCCAGGCGGGTTTGCTGAAGCCGTTTCCCCCGGTCCCCGTCGGCCGCACCGTGGTCGACGGACAGGAAGTCCGGCTTGGCAACCTGATGCTCACAGCGATCGCGACCCCCGGACATACCGCTGGCGCGCTAAGCTGGCGCTGGGTCAGCTGCGACGGCGGCGTGTGTCGGACCATCTTGTATGCCGACAGCCTCAGCCCGGTGAGCCGCGATGGCTATCGCTTCAGTGATCATCCGGCATGGCTGACCGCCTACCGCGCCTCGATTGCGAAGGTTGCGACGAGCCCGTGCGAGATCCTGATCACGCCTCATCCGTCCGCGAGCCAGATGCCGCAGCGTTTCGCGCTTGGCCGGCCTTTGCTCGATGAAAATGCGTGCAAGGCCTACGCCGCAGCGAAGACAAAGGATTTGGATGAGCGGCTAGCCAAGGAAGCTGCCGTGGCACCCGCCAAGTGAGTTGGCGCGTCACAATTCCCTGTAATCGCGCGCAGGGAGAAGCGATCGAACAATTGGAGGATTTGCCCGCATTCGGCGAAAGCCCGCCCGTGCTGGTGGCGGATGAGCCTGATGAATCGCGTCCCGACGACTGGCTGATCCACGCCTATCTCGAGCATGAACCGACACCGGAAGAGGTTGCCGCGCTCGCAAGCCTGGGGTCGGGTGCGCCGAAGGTCGAGGCGCTCGGCGAGGATGACTGGGTGACCATGAGCCAGCAAGGCCTGGAGCCGATCCACGCCGGCCGTTTCACGGTCCACACGCCGACCTATCGGCCCGAACCCGATCGAGTCAGCTTCGAGATTGACGCAGGACTGGCTTTTGGGACCGGCCAGCACGCAACGACCAGCGGCTGCCTCGCAGTACTCGACCAGCTGGAACGCGATGGCGCGCAATTCTCCAATGTCGCGGACATCGGCACCGGGACCGGGCTGCTCGCCTTCGCGGCGATGGCGTTGTGGCCGGAGGCCCGCTGCATCGCCACCGATGTCGACCCGGTCGCCGTTGACGTGGCTCGCGACAATGCGGCAATCAACAGTGTCGCGCTGGGGCACGGCCCGGGCGAGCTACTCCTGGCGGTGGCCGACGGCTTGGACTCGCCAGTCCTGACTGCGCGCGCGCCTTTCGACCTCCTGATCGCCAACATCCTGGCCGGACCGTTGATCGAGTTCGCAGCTGCGTTCGCTGGTTCCGTTGAGCAAGACGGGAGGATCATCCTTGCGGGCCTGCTCGACACCCAGGCCGACAATGTGATCGCCGCCTACGCGGCGGTTGGCTGCCCGCTGGAGTACCGCAGTGCGGCCGAATGGCCGGTTGTCGTTTGCCGGAAGGCCTGACCGGCCGACCTTGTCGCGCTTGAACTGCCGTGCCAGCAAGCGCTCCGGGGGGATGCGCGGATGGGCGAGTTCGATTTCTATTATTCGTTCTACGGGCTGCTGCTGAGCCTTTCCGCCGGCACGGTCATCATCCGCTGCGCCGATGCAATCAGTGAGCGAAACGGCCGGCACATCGGGCTGCTGACGCCGCTGCTCGGCACCTTCATCCTGCTCGACATCACCAGCTTCTGGATCTGGGCGTGGCGCGCGCGAGCGCATTTCCACATCAGCTACGCATCCATGTATTTCGGGCTGGGGCTGTCACTTTGCTACTTCTTCGCCGCGACCCAGGTGTTCCCCAAGGAAGACGGCAACTGGAAGTCGCTCGACGAGCATTATTGGGCGCGGAAGCGGTACGTTTTGCCCGGCATCATTCTCGCCAACGCGGCCGTGATCGCGCAGGGTTTCGTGGTCGCGATGGGCAATTTTGACGCCGGATTCTACATCACGCAGGCATTCTACTGGGTGCCGCTGCTCGCGCTGATGTTCACCCGCAACAAGTGGGTCGACACGGCCCTGCTCGCGGCCCTTTGCCTCTATTACGTGCTCGGAGCTTTCGTGCTCGGCTGGTGAGCGTCAGGCGCCAGCGACGATTTCGGCCCACTCGGCTTCATTGACGACGCGGACGCCAAGTTCCTCCGCCTTCTTGAGCTTCGAGCCGGCACCGGGCCCCGCGACCACGAGGTCGGTCTTTGCGCTGACCGATCCGGCGGCCCGCGCGCCAAGCCGCTCCGCCTGCGCCTTGGCTTCATCGCGGCTCATGGTTTCCAAGCTTCCGGTGAAGACGATCGTTTTGCCCGTCCACTCGGTTTGCCGGGCATCGCTGACGTAAGGCGCCGGCCTCACCTCCGAGAGCAAGTCGTCGAGCGCTGTTCGATTGTGCTCCTCGTGGAAGAAGTCGACTAAAGCCTCGGCAACCACTGGGCCGACGCCCTGGACGCCGGACAGTTCAGCCTGTCCGCCTTCTGCCTCAGACGCGCGGCGCAGTTCCTCGACGGTTCCAAAGCACTTGAGCAAATCGCGCGCGGTGACGATCCCTACGTGGCGGATGCCGAGCCCGAATAGAAACCGTGGGCCGTCCGGAGCCCGCTTGGCCTCAATCGCCGCCAAAAGATTGTCGACCGATTTCTCCTTCCAGCCCTCGCGACCGAGCAGGTCGGCGCGATGCCTACGCAGGCGGAAGATGTCGGCCGGCGAATGCAGCCAGCCAAGCTCGATAAACTCCGCGATGCTCTTCTCGCCCAAGCCTTCGATGTCGAGCGCACCGCGGGACACGAAGTGGCGGAGCCGCTCGAACCGCTGCGCCGGGCAGATCAGGCCGCCGGTGCAGCGGACGTCGACCTCGCCTTCCTCGGCGACGGCTTCGGAATCGCACATTGGGCAGTGGTCGGGAAACACAAAGGCCTGACGCGGCTCCTCGCGCGTCAGATTCTCGACGACCTGCGGAATCACATCGCCCGCGCGCTGGATTCGGACGCGGTCGCCGACGCGCAGCCCCAGCCGCTCGATCTCGTCGCGATTGTGAAGAGTGACGTTCGCCACCATCACGCCGCCGACGCCAACCGGCTTCAGCCGTCCGACCGGCGTCAGCTTGCCCGTGCGCCCGACCTGAATGTCGATCGCTTCCAAGGTCGTCTCGGCTTTCTCGGCGGGGAACTTGTGCGCCAGTCCCCAGCGCGGTGCTCGCGCGACGAAGCCAAGCCGCTCCTGCCAGTCAAGCCGGTCGACCTTGTAGACAACGCCGTCGATGTCGAACGGCAGGTCGGCACGTGCATGCTCGATCGCACGATAGTGATCGAGCGCCTGATCAACGCCGTCGCATCGCTGCAATAGATTGCTGACCGGA
Coding sequences within:
- a CDS encoding SDR family oxidoreductase is translated as MNILITGASRGIGGAAYALLKKNGHRVVGHSTLGSDTLIAGDLMDPAAPRNIWDTALDELDGRIDVLVNNAGVYEAVSDNAPDEEWHAAWSRTMTINLQAAADLCRLAVSHFLDRGGEGRIVNIASRAGYRGDSPQHWHYAASKAGMIGMTKTVARGYAADGILCFGVAPGFTVSEMTAEYLQGRGGAKILADIPLGRVASTDEVAEVIRWLSVDAPASSTGNVVDVNGASYVR
- a CDS encoding methyl-accepting chemotaxis protein, encoding MGADTGQLQRLTDEQVNARLAAYNGDKSLDRDVKLLRDNVADIIASEVVSQFGKQRAERFSAAYAASVDATWIQNMAGYGREIYAERTSVPAYMVAKSQAASRIVARIVERYADDTEKMEELLCAFHRVSQAETDIILAQVSLLEANDAADRRGRENGEFERRVSDLVRASTEQSKSLTERTRSTAASARGMLSKTSEVAAAAEQSAVAMREAAQTAAGLIRAIEDARTEVEVAAGVATRAGDQASQAVKVSQALSAHVEAIESILSLIRDIAGQTNLLALNATIEAARAGDAGRGFAVVAQEVKSLASQTARATDDITAKITAIQQATRQTVEANGSIEDTVEEVQHSADRIREAMELQAQTVTMITAAVDETALAADSMSSTIAAIRADTENVATDIDQVEQGFGRFSEQIANFNSTARAFVNGMAA
- a CDS encoding 50S ribosomal protein L11 methyltransferase, with the protein product MSWRVTIPCNRAQGEAIEQLEDLPAFGESPPVLVADEPDESRPDDWLIHAYLEHEPTPEEVAALASLGSGAPKVEALGEDDWVTMSQQGLEPIHAGRFTVHTPTYRPEPDRVSFEIDAGLAFGTGQHATTSGCLAVLDQLERDGAQFSNVADIGTGTGLLAFAAMALWPEARCIATDVDPVAVDVARDNAAINSVALGHGPGELLLAVADGLDSPVLTARAPFDLLIANILAGPLIEFAAAFAGSVEQDGRIILAGLLDTQADNVIAAYAAVGCPLEYRSAAEWPVVVCRKA
- the ligA gene encoding NAD-dependent DNA ligase LigA; translated protein: MPEARAPGEAEAANRLMRLAKEIARHDMLYHDQDAPEISDADYDALVRENRALEERFPHLVRADSPSKRLGAAPTGALAKITHARPMLSLDNAFSDEEVREFVARVRRFLSLPADEAVALTAEPKIDGLSCSLRYENGKLVLAATRGDGAVGEDVTPNVRTIADIPQQLSGAPAVLEVRGEVYMSKADFAALNERQEAAGGKIFANPRNAAAGSLRQKDAGITAARPLRFLAHGWGELSEPLAATQMAAMQRIASFGIPVSNLLQRCDGVDQALDHYRAIEHARADLPFDIDGVVYKVDRLDWQERLGFVARAPRWGLAHKFPAEKAETTLEAIDIQVGRTGKLTPVGRLKPVGVGGVMVANVTLHNRDEIERLGLRVGDRVRIQRAGDVIPQVVENLTREEPRQAFVFPDHCPMCDSEAVAEEGEVDVRCTGGLICPAQRFERLRHFVSRGALDIEGLGEKSIAEFIELGWLHSPADIFRLRRHRADLLGREGWKEKSVDNLLAAIEAKRAPDGPRFLFGLGIRHVGIVTARDLLKCFGTVEELRRASEAEGGQAELSGVQGVGPVVAEALVDFFHEEHNRTALDDLLSEVRPAPYVSDARQTEWTGKTIVFTGSLETMSRDEAKAQAERLGARAAGSVSAKTDLVVAGPGAGSKLKKAEELGVRVVNEAEWAEIVAGA
- the bla gene encoding subclass B3 metallo-beta-lactamase; this encodes MFASLVLLAAMQNIVVPLGKPPRVIEQPRAPIETAGPRWALACDGSDDWNKPAPPVRIHANTYEVGTCGISSILIVGDQGDILIDGGPEAAADVIAANIRKLGYDIRDVRFILTSHEHLDHVGGIAQLQRASGATVVTSVPAKKVLETGTVDANDPQAGLLKPFPPVPVGRTVVDGQEVRLGNLMLTAIATPGHTAGALSWRWVSCDGGVCRTILYADSLSPVSRDGYRFSDHPAWLTAYRASIAKVATSPCEILITPHPSASQMPQRFALGRPLLDENACKAYAAAKTKDLDERLAKEAAVAPAK